The DNA sequence CACCCACATGGAGGCATTAGCGGCTCCGGCGGCCTGCGCCAATCGGATGCACTGGGCCATGTCATAGCCTTTGCACCAGCCATGGAGCCAACCGGCCACGAAGCTATCCCCCGAGCCTACCGGGTTGACCGTTTCAATACGATAGGGAGGGAAGAAAGCCTCCTGCCCCTTTTGCCATGTGAAAACACCTTCCTCACCCAGAGAGATCAGCAGGGTGGCACTGCGGGTGTAATCCAGCAGAGGCAGAAGTCTTTGGGTTTGTTCGGCTCCCCAAGGAGCACAGGAGAGCGAAAAAGGAGAGCCTGCATTTTCCTGATTTTTCAGCTGATCGGCCAGCTCCAAAGCCTCCTCAAGGTTGGGCTTGAAGAAATCCGGCCCGGCTGTAGCGGCCTCTAAAAACCCGGCTCCGTGGCAATCCAGCCAAACGGGAACCCCCTTGGAATGAGCCAGCCGTATAAGAGAAGGATACAAATCAAGAGTGGCCTGCGGGTTGGCCTTTAAAGCGCCTTCCGGCAGACGCCCCGAAAGCACCAGTAAATCACAGCTATCCAGCCGATTGGCCAGATTTTGGCGAATGGCATCCATATGTTCCAGTGTCAGCATAGAGCCGGGCTGGAAGTGCTGCACCTGCTCAAAGGTGCTTTCCTGCACACAGGTTACCACCGTGCGGGTCTCGCCCTGACAGGGCAGAGCCTCCAGAGAAAAACCTTCTTCCTTGGCCAAGGCAAGAACCTTTTCACCCGCCGCACCATAAAGAGGAGCCAGTGCGGTGACCTTGTTGCCCAGCGAGGCCAGCACCCGGGCCACATTGACACCCTTTCCGCCGGTTTGGTAGCTGCGCCGAAGCTCTTTGTCACCATCCATCCAGCGGGTTTCATCCAAACAGGGATTGGGGGTAAAGGTAATGATTGATTTCATATTTTTCCTCCATATCAAGCAACAACCCGGCCGAAGCTCCCTTGCAGGAGTGACAGCCGGGCTGAAAGGATCTAAGCTGTTCCTATAAAATATGCACATTTTCGGGGGCAAAGTCAAGGAAAGCTTTTTCTCCCGCCTCATAGACCTTTCGATTGATGGGGTTGGAATCGATGATTTTAACCAGATTATTCTGCACCATAACGTGATAATCCTGATAAGAGCCCATAAAGGTGGACATGACCACATGGCAGGGGAGAAGTCCTTTATCTCGAATGCTGGCTGCCTCCGGGCGAAGCACGATCTTGCAGCTTTTTCCCTTCACCGCCTTACCGGAGCCGGATACCTGAATGATGGCACCGGAAATGTCAATTTCGCAGGAATCTCCCTCGGCCCGCAGAACGGTGCCCTCAAGGAAATTGGCTTCGCCGATAAAATCAGCCACGAACTCATTGACCGGGTGATAATAGATTTCCTGCGGGGTTCCCATCTGCTCGATAATGCCTTTGTTCATAATGATGATCTTGTCAGAAATGCTCATTGCCTCGGATTGATCGTGGGTGACATAAATGGCAGTGATGCCCACCTTTTGCTGAATGCGGCGAATTTCGGTGCGCATGGCTACCCGAAGCTTGGCATCCAGATTGCTCAAAGGCTCATCAAAGAGCAGCACAGCCGGCTCCATAACCAAGGCACGGGCAAGGGCAACACGCTGCTGCTGACCACCGGAAAGTTGATTGGTCATGCGATTTTCCATACCGGTCAGCTCCACCAGCTCCAGCATTTCATGAACCCGCTTGTTTACTTCGGCCTTGGGCACCTTTTGAATTTTCAGGCCATAGGCGATGTTATCAAAAATATTATATTGGGGGAAAAGGGCGTAGCTCTGAAAAACCATTGCGGTATCCCGCTTGTTGGGCGGTATTTCGTTGACCATTTGCCCACCTATGTAAAGATCGCCCCCATTAGGGTCTTCAAAGCCTGCTATCATGCGCAGAGTGGTGGTCTTTCCGCACCCGGAGGGGCCAAGCAGGGTGATAAAAT is a window from the Oscillospiraceae bacterium MB08-C2-2 genome containing:
- a CDS encoding PfkB family carbohydrate kinase, encoding MKSIITFTPNPCLDETRWMDGDKELRRSYQTGGKGVNVARVLASLGNKVTALAPLYGAAGEKVLALAKEEGFSLEALPCQGETRTVVTCVQESTFEQVQHFQPGSMLTLEHMDAIRQNLANRLDSCDLLVLSGRLPEGALKANPQATLDLYPSLIRLAHSKGVPVWLDCHGAGFLEAATAGPDFFKPNLEEALELADQLKNQENAGSPFSLSCAPWGAEQTQRLLPLLDYTRSATLLISLGEEGVFTWQKGQEAFFPPYRIETVNPVGSGDSFVAGWLHGWCKGYDMAQCIRLAQAAGAANASMWVAAQISAADILGIDPALASLL
- a CDS encoding ABC transporter ATP-binding protein, with the protein product MKKQPTGVKLVNITKIYPDHKDKSKSFKAVDNVSLEINPGDFITLLGPSGCGKTTTLRMIAGFEDPNGGDLYIGGQMVNEIPPNKRDTAMVFQSYALFPQYNIFDNIAYGLKIQKVPKAEVNKRVHEMLELVELTGMENRMTNQLSGGQQQRVALARALVMEPAVLLFDEPLSNLDAKLRVAMRTEIRRIQQKVGITAIYVTHDQSEAMSISDKIIIMNKGIIEQMGTPQEIYYHPVNEFVADFIGEANFLEGTVLRAEGDSCEIDISGAIIQVSGSGKAVKGKSCKIVLRPEAASIRDKGLLPCHVVMSTFMGSYQDYHVMVQNNLVKIIDSNPINRKVYEAGEKAFLDFAPENVHIL